In Danio rerio strain Tuebingen ecotype United States chromosome 9, GRCz12tu, whole genome shotgun sequence, the genomic window agatagatagatagatagatagatagatagatagatagatagatagatagatagatagatagatagatagatagatagatagatagatagatagatagatagatagatagatagatggatggatggatggatggatggatggatggatggatagatagatggaaagatggatggatggatgggtgggtggatgggtgggtgaGTGGATTtgatagatagacaaacagaccaaactatattacattaaagttgccacaTAATCCCATTTAaaaacaatggagttcaatgccaATGTCTTATGCATTGTCATCTTTCTGTCAAGTCACAGTATTTAGATTTTAACAtcaaaatctgattcattcacaatatttaacatttaatatcaGTTAGCTGTTATTTTGTAGAATAACaattatacaaataaacaaaaggttTTGTTAAATTAGAATTGATGATCTCTGTTGAAGGCATTTGCCCCAGCCTtctccatcattctccctctcttctcagatggggtGGCAGGTCAAATCAAAGGTCTtgggccctagtttgggtatCTCTTGTCtagacaaataaagaaaaaagggaAATTACAGTTACATACAAGATAAGTTACATTATTCCCCAGGAAGTATTTTTATAGCAGAGAAATATGATAATAAGGGTTCCCAAACATGAGAATTTgctataactttttaaaatattcaaatgccTTTAAAAGAGATCGTCATTTATAATTTGACGTAAATAAAACTAGTTTGTTTTGTTGCTGAgatacaaaaaaagcaaactgaaataaaatgtttcaattaaattatttaaattattctgaCTTTTTAAGAATGTAAATAATGACATTCGACAGACTATGCAAAAGacattggtgagcaaatcaaggcaaaaactagtgtaaatccattctgttataaataagattgtttttgtttttactgtaataacttcaatataaaatgtaaaaaaattttttgtatTAATTGATATAAAGCAgtattttctagttatttttaaatattattaaataaatggggaaattacccatggaaacaatatttaactttggcacactagcctcaatcaaatttggtttttggcccatcgtaagaaaaagtttgggtacCCCTGCTTTAGgcagatttaaatgtatttatttatttatttatttatttatttatttatttatttatttatttatttatttatttatttatttatgtgtttgtttatttgtttattcatttatttatttatttattagtttagttACAGTCAATTTCTTTCAAAACTGATTTATCCCTTGTTTTAAAATGgtctttttttgtatttgattaattaaatatgCTTTGTAGTTAATAATGGACAGACAACAAACTATAGTCTAGATCCCTTTTTGCGTGGGtgtacactttttatttatttatccagaATCGGCTAAATTCCATGTCATTTTTTTGATTTCACAATTCTTCTTGAGTTTTCTATATAATGTTTTGAGTAATTAATGAGTTTTCATTACTTTTCCTGCAAGTAATAACTTGTTTAAGGTTGCAATACTTCCTAAAAAGTACTGAGATAATCCATTAACAGGATCATTAAGTGGAGTCAGAATCAGCAAATCCCTTAAATCTCTTTACATCTACTACCAATTTATCAACCTCTCTATTTTTTTACTTCTCTCTCTAATCCTCCTACTTCACTTCATCCCACCTTCCACTGCAGTATCCCAGCAGACACTATTGCAGTTCCTActttctccccctctctctctgtctctcaaaATCAAAAGCTTTGTTCAGTGCAAGAAGTCGACATCTCCAATTTCACATTCATTCTGACATCTCAATAACTCACTGTCCAGCATTATGCCGCTATGAATTTTGTTCAGTCTCAGAGAAACAATGCAGATGTGCATAGCAATGTGTGCAAGTGTGTTGTGTGCAAGTcatttttcatgttcaagaaTAAAATTGAACAAACGAAGGAGCTCAAGTACAATATTTGTCATAGGCTTTTGAGATAATGTAACTGAGAGGTTTGGAACATATTTGGAAATGGGTAGAAAAAGCCGACATTGATTACTGGCTGAAGTTAACTGATTTAAGTAATCGCACACATGCAAGTTTTCCTTTCACAAATCTGTTTTGAACTGCATGTAGCAGTTTTGATAAACATCAGATCCAGTGTggctgttttttgtttctttttttgataCGCTAATGAAAATCCAAATGAAGACCAATTAAAGTCTGGAACACCACAAGCAGAAAAGATGTTAAAGCTTTATACACgcatatataaatgttttagtaACTCCAAAAACAATGTTCTTCAGAGAAAACAAATGGATTGCTAAGTCATACAATTCTAAAAGTGTgtgtataaaaatacaataacagCCCGCTGCAAAGCAGTGCAAATTAGAGGCAGAATGATAAGATTGTTGATTTGATTATACTGTTGTTCAATGGTGTGCATGAACATCTTTCTCATTCACCTCTATTAACTAATTCATATACTGAAGGTCAGAGAAAACACAGGTACATACTGCAAATCATAACATTACATAACCGATAGAGCTGAAAGTGTCCCGTCTTTTTATTCCCAAGTAACCCAAGTCTGTGTTGTCTATAGTCTTGATGTTTCCACTTGTCTCCTTCTTTATGAAGAAGAGGAGACCATAGAGAGTCTCTCAGCTgcggaggaggaagaggaggagactTCAGAAGCCGCAGCCACAGCAGCAGCTctagaggaagaggaggaggaggaggaggaggatgatgaggaggagcAGTGGAGTGGGGAGGAGCCTGAGCAGGAACCCCCATCTGAGCTCCTAGAGCGGGCAGAGGTCATAGGCGAGGCCCAGGCTCTCTCTGGCCTGCTGGCCGATGTTCACACACAGGCAGCTACTGCTGCTGACGAGGCTCCTAATGGGAGAGCTGAGGAGGCAGGGGGGCAAGAAAGCCCTACAGAAGGTGTGTCTATCCTTCTCCCGACCTGCATGCTTCTCTCTCCCTTCACAAAATAAGCGAAAGCATCGTGAGAGCTTTCTAAGGGAAtgtgggctcaaatatctcctcTATCTGCTAATGCTGCAAGGCAACACAGGCTTGATGGTGACCAGCTTCTGTGGCCAGagctatgtgtctgtctgtcattgTCTTTCTTCTTAAATGCTTTTCCCAGAGCAGCTGTCATCTGCTAGCTATCTGATGAAGCTTTTTCTGAACCTTTCTGCTTATTTCTGTATTGATGCTACTGCTGCCAGGTCGACCGTTTTCATATGTTGTTATCCattgctcatttatttttatttgccagCTACATTGCCAGTTTGTGGGTGATTTTTGCTGCATGCTCCAACAAAAcacctgcatttttttttcatgtgggatTCTGTGAATCCTCTGCGGTTTGTGATATTGTGATATTGTTATGCTTCATTTTCAAAGGCATTTGAAAAGCCAAGCTTGTTGATTTCATTTAAATGTGATTTCTATCAttaattttgctttttatttttcaaagcattgtcATTTCATGTGgtttacattaaaatgttcattttattgtattattgttattattatcatcatcattattattattattattattattattattattattaatattattattattattattactatgtgaAATAATAGATAATTAAATCAGTGATATTTTATCTAGAAGTGTATTTTAAACCTAGTTAATGCACAAAATATAGGAATAATCAACAAGTAGCTTGCATATTGTCTTATATGTGTTTACTAGTACTTGTTTATCTACTGAAAATGAGAACCACTGTGCATTTTCCATAATCTCTGTATATGTATTTGGCAGAAGTTTTTAAATCAGCCATTTCATCTTGCTGCTGGTGTACTGAAGTCACCATCGTCTTTGGACCACCGTCTTGGATATTTCATCCTCATTTTCTGGACTTCATCCACGCAACATTAATTGTTCTGGGTCTGCATGCTGGTCCTTGTCATATCCATGCTATCACTCCATCACTGAATTGGTATGTGTGTCTCATCGGCTGCTGGTATTTGAAAATGGATGTTCATTTTACCAAGAGCTTTGCCTGTCTGTGTGGTGGTTGGCCTGGCAAACAAGTTGTActttgaattattaataattcaatacaATGCAGACTACTTGAGATTTGCTTTCAGCTTTGAAGATGGAAGCAGAGAGGCCAGAGAGTGAGAGGACAGATCCAATTGGCATGGACTTCACTGAATCTGCAATGCATCTCGATGATGATCTCCCATCTTACCAGAGTCTTGCCAGAGATGCAGATATGCCAGAAAGCCCCTTTGCTCTAACATGCCCCATGGAGGATTTTGAAGTGCCTCCAAGAGATCAGGGTTATGCCAAAGAACCTTGTGAGGCTCCAACTGAAAATCCTGATGGACAATGTGGTGCTGTGAAACAGCCTTCAATCGAATTATGTGTCTCAAGCAACATTAATGAGGTCAAATTAGAGCAGATTCAAGAAAAACAAGTGGACATAACAGCAGCAGAGGGAGACATGAAGGACAAATCTGGCATGTCTGCTTACTTTGAGACCACAACAATTAAAACCGATGCTGTTGGATCTCAAGGAGAAGGATATTATGAGCTGAGTAATACATCAGAGGAACAAAAGGACTTTACTGGTAACATGCCACTTCCTGAAATCAGCTACAGCACATTGGCTCAAACACAATCTTTGGAAGTCCAACCAGATCTTCCGAAAAGTAGTGCAAACACACTAGATACCACTTCACCAGCAGACAGAAGAGATGACTGCAGATTGTCTCCTGGGAAATTGGCTCTGGAGCAGCGAAGTTACTCTTTGAATATTACTATTGGGGCAATGGATCATGGAGATGCCCAAGGGCGTCCCAGAAATTTCTCTCCATTGGCCACTGACATCATGTCTCATACTAGTGGGAGCCTTGATGAATCAGCTGATTACCTTCCTGTCACAACCCCCTCAGTGGAGAAACTCCCTCCGTTTCCCCCACTAATCCTGGAGGCAACTACCTCTGTTACAACTGCATCATCTTCACCTCCCCAAGCAACAGTCACTGATGTAAAGACCAGTCCACTGACAGAATCTCCAGAATCACCCATCCAAGCTAAGTGCTGTTATAAGAATGGCACCGTCATGGCCCCAGACCTACCTGAAATGTTGGACCTGGCAGGTACTCGTTCAAGGCTGACGTCTGACAACACGGATCAGGAGATGATGAGGAGAAAGTCTGTCCCAATGGACATGTCTTCTCTTGTGAGTGATTCTTTTGCACATTTGTTCAAAGGTGACCAGGCCCAAACTGCTACAAAAAGAGAAATGCAATTGGAGGAGCAAGGATATTGTGTTTTTAGTGAATACTCTGGTCCCATGCCATCCCCTGCAGATGTGCACAGTCCAATAGACACTTCTTCTCAGATCTTCAACACTGTGATATCAGAAGAGAAAGAAACTGGCCTTGTTGCATTTGGCCAACAGAAGAGCCAATCAACTGAAGATGTAAAAGCAATAGAAGTTATTTTGCCACAAGCAAAATCAGAAGAAGAAAAGCCACAAAACCAAGACTcatttgaaaatgaaagtgcACCTTTTGGAAAACCTTCTACAGATAATGCGAAAGATAAGTCTGGTCTTTTGACAACTGAACCTTTGGAAGAAATCAAGAGTCCAACTTTACCAGATAATGAGAAAGAGTTGCCTGACAAACCAGCTGAAATCTTTATCACACCAAAGGTGACGGTTACTCTTGAGGAAGCAAAGCCTGATCTTGATGCAGATACTAAACTTGCAGCTGAAACTGAAGCTGAAATAGCTGCTTATGAGAGGCAAATTCGCAAATTGGAGATGGAAGACCGGCCACTGAGTGTAGAGGAGGAACGGGAGCTCCAGGAACTCAGGGAGAAAGTAAAGAATAAACCAGACCTTGTCCACCAAGAAGCCTATGAGGAGGTGGATGCAGAGGACGTGTATCAGCTCACTGGAGCTGCGAAGGACAGAATTGCCCGACCCCTCAGACCATCCCCTGCATCTTCTGTAGAAAGCGCCACAGATGAGGAGAAACCTAGATCACCAGGCGAGAAAGAAGCTCTCAAAACAGATCCTAACAGGTTATCTCCTGTTGGgtcttttgagaaatattttagaGAAGAGAGACCTTCTGAGCAGGAGGTAAAGATGAAAGACTCAGCGGAGCCTGTCAAAGAGAAGGTTGCTGAGGAGAGACCTCAGGCTGCTCCTTTAAAGCCAGATGAGGCTCCTGTTGACACAACAGTGACTCAAAAAGCAGAGGAAGAGGTGGAGCTTGCTGAGGAGCCTGAAGAGGTCATGCCAGAACCAAAGCCAGCTTTAATATTGGAAGAGAAGCCAGTAGCAGAAAAATCTGAGCCTGAAGTTGTCATCAAAAAAGAGGAGATTAAAGTCATTGATAAAAAAGAAGTAGAGAATGAAGAAGTTTTGGAAGGCGCAAAAGCTGCAGAAGAAACTCTTGAGCCTCGAGCTGCGATTGAGTCAGTGGTAACAGTAGAAGATGATTTTATAACAGTGGTGCAGACCATTGATAAGAGCGAAGTGTCTGGACACAGCGTACGCTTCTCGGCTCCCTCTGAAGAGGAACACCCACAGCTCCTacaagaggaagaagaggaggaggaagagtcTGTTGAAATGGCTCAAGAAGTAGAGATGGAGGCTCCCAGTCTGGAGGAAATCGTAGATGTTCCTGAGCCCGTTGAGCCTCCTGTATGTCCAGCTAAAGAGTTAGAGGTACCAGAGAGTGAGGCCCCAACTCAAAGTTATGACGACTACAAAGATGAAACTACCATTGACGACTCCATCTTAGACAGCTCCTGGGTGGACACTCAAGGtctgattttaataaatatcttTTTGCATTAAATTTACTCAGCAAATGACACAACCTTTCCGAATATTAACTATTGTGTAAATTTGCTGGTGTGCAAGTACATAGCCGTTCAGTTTGGTATTTTATTATTTCGCCTATGTATTAATATTAAGGGCCATGTTGGATCAAGTAAATGTATGTTTACAGGCTGGCATAAGTGTAGCTTGCGTGTTTCACCTCATATACCCTATAGATGATGATAGGAGCATGGCCACAGAGAAAATTGAGCCTCTACCAAGAGTGAAGAGTCCTGTCAAGAAACCAGCCGCAGAGAAACCTGTCAAACCAAAGGCTAAAGGTGGCAGAGCCAAGGGACGGATCTCCACACCTGAACGCAAACCTGTTCGCAAGGAGCCATTACCCCTTCAGAAGGAtgagatgaagaagaaaaaaggtTTTTGTTGCTGGAGtgacattaaatgttttttttatatatattttctcccCATGACATTTCCTGTAGcacttttttttccaacaaaTTAAAGGTTTAAATATTAATCCTCTTTGGTTagatataaaatgtaaaactttgcAGTATggatcatacctgccaacactctgtttttcctgggagtcttcCATATTTTAGACCCATCTCCCGTTATGTTATTTCTGCCGGAAATTTTACTAATTTCACTTTCTAATTTTAACCCCCCACCCCTTGTCCTCAGTTTTTTGGTACAGTCTATAATACCCCCCTTATCGCCAACTTTGGACTACAAACACCTAGACATCCCCACCACTCCACAACCCCTGCCCCCAGTCTCTtgaatttttttacaaatgttggcaggtatggtatg contains:
- the map2 gene encoding microtubule-associated protein 2 isoform X36, with translation MEAERPESERTDPIGMDFTESAMHLDDDLPSYQSLARDADMPESPFALTCPMEDFEVPPRDQGYAKEPCEAPTENPDGQCGAVKQPSIELCVSSNINEVKLEQIQEKQVDITAAEGDMKDKSGMSAYFETTTIKTDAVGSQGEGYYELSNTSEEQKDFTGNMPLPEISYSTLAQTQSLEVQPDLPKSSANTLDTTSPADRRDDCRLSPGKLALEQRSYSLNITIGAMDHGDAQGRPRNFSPLATDIMSHTSGSLDESADYLPVTTPSVEKLPPFPPLILEATTSVTTASSSPPQATVTDVKTSPLTESPESPIQAKCCYKNGTVMAPDLPEMLDLAGTRSRLTSDNTDQEMMRRKSVPMDMSSLVSDSFAHLFKGDQAQTATKREMQLEEQGYCVFSEYSGPMPSPADVHSPIDTSSQIFNTVISEEKETGLVAFGQQKSQSTEDVKAIEVILPQAKSEEEKPQNQDSFENESAPFGKPSTDNAKDKSGLLTTEPLEEIKSPTLPDNEKELPDKPAEIFITPKVTVTLEEAKPDLDADTKLAAETEAEIAAYERQIRKLEMEDRPLSVEEERELQELREKVKNKPDLVHQEAYEEVDAEDVYQLTGAAKDRIARPLRPSPASSVESATDEEKPRSPGEKEALKTDPNRLSPVGSFEKYFREERPSEQEVKMKDSAEPVKEKVAEERPQAAPLKPDEAPVDTTVTQKAEEEVELAEEPEEVMPEPKPALILEEKPVAEKSEPEVVIKKEEIKVIDKKEVENEEVLEGAKAAEETLEPRAAIESVVTVEDDFITVVQTIDKSEVSGHSVRFSAPSEEEHPQLLQEEEEEEEESVEMAQEVEMEAPSLEEIVDVPEPVEPPVCPAKELEVPESEAPTQSYDDYKDETTIDDSILDSSWVDTQDDDRSMATEKIEPLPRVKSPVKKPAAEKPVKPKAKGGRAKGRISTPERKPVRKEPLPLQKDEMKKKKAVIKKAEFTKKSDIQTCSPSRKSVLKATVRHPRPTQHHACVKRKPTVSADGRLPFSVARHSRDRASDGRSRSPEKRSSLPRPASILTRRSHMAEHEESSTSITSSGSTAPRRPTSFRTEVRTDHRTGRSHSATGTESGRSRSARSGTSTPHTPGSTAITPGTPPSYSCRTPGTPRTPGTPKSLSLLSQEKKVAIIRTPPKSPATTPKQLRVLNQPLPDLKNIRSKIGSIDNIKYQPKGGQILILNKKLDFSHVQSKCGSKDNLKHSPRGGNIHIQSKKIDLSHVTSKCGSLDNIRHRPGGGHVRIESVKLDFREKAHAKVGSLDNAHHTPGGGQIQIESHKLSFRDAAKARVDHGAEIVIETLGLSGGTSPHRHSHMSSSGSINMHESPQLATLAEDVTAALAKQGL
- the map2 gene encoding microtubule-associated protein 2 isoform X37, with the translated sequence MEAERPESERTDPIGMDFTESAMHLDDDLPSYQSLARDADMPESPFALTCPMEDFEVPPRDQGYAKEPCEAPTENPDGQCGAVKQPSIELCVSSNINEVKLEQIQEKQVDITAAEGDMKDKSGMSAYFETTTIKTDAVGSQGEGYYELSNTSEEQKDFTGNMPLPEISYSTLAQTQSLEVQPDLPKSSANTLDTTSPADRRDDCRLSPGKLALEQRSYSLNITIGAMDHGDAQGRPRNFSPLATDIMSHTSGSLDESADYLPVTTPSVEKLPPFPPLILEATTSVTTASSSPPQATVTDVKTSPLTESPESPIQAKCCYKNGTVMAPDLPEMLDLAGTRSRLTSDNTDQEMMRRKSVPMDMSSLVSDSFAHLFKGDQAQTATKREMQLEEQGYCVFSEYSGPMPSPADVHSPIDTSSQIFNTVISEEKETGLVAFGQQKSQSTEDVKAIEVILPQAKSEEEKPQNQDSFENESAPFGKPSTDNAKDKSGLLTTEPLEEIKSPTLPDNEKELPDKPAEIFITPKVTVTLEEAKPDLDADTKLAAETEAEIAAYERQIRKLEMEDRPLSVEEERELQELREKVKNKPDLVHQEAYEEVDAEDVYQLTGAAKDRIARPLRPSPASSVESATDEEKPRSPGEKEALKTDPNRLSPVGSFEKYFREERPSEQEVKMKDSAEPVKEKVAEERPQAAPLKPDEAPVDTTVTQKAEEEVELAEEPEEVMPEPKPALILEEKPVAEKSEPEVVIKKEEIKVIDKKEVENEEVLEGAKAAEETLEPRAAIESVVTVEDDFITVVQTIDKSEVSGHSVRFSAPSEEEHPQLLQEEEEEEEESVEMAQEVEMEAPSLEEIVDVPEPVEPPVCPAKELEVPESEAPTQSYDDYKDETTIDDSILDSSWVDTQDDDRSMATEKIEPLPRVKSPVKKPAAEKPVKPKAKGGRAKGRISTPERKPVRKEPLPLQKDEMKKKKAVIKKAEFTKKSDIQTCSPSRKSVLKATVRHPRPTQHHACVKRKPTVSADGRLPFSVARHSRDRASDGRSRSPEKRSSLPRPASILTRRSHMAEHEESSTSITSSGSTAPRRPTCTESGRSRSARSGTSTPHTPGSTAITPGTPPSYSCRTPGTPRTPGTPKSLSLLSQEKKVAIIRTPPKSPATTPKQLRVLNQPLPDLKNIRSKIGSIDNIKYQPKGGQILILNKKLDFSHVQSKCGSKDNLKHSPRGGNIHIQSKKIDLSHVTSKCGSLDNIRHRPGGGHVRIESVKLDFREKAHAKVGSLDNAHHTPGGGQIQIESHKLSFRDAAKARVDHGAEIVIETLGLSGGTSPHRHSHMSSSGSINMHESPQLATLAEDVTAALAKQGL
- the map2 gene encoding microtubule-associated protein 2 isoform X34, with the translated sequence MEAERPESERTDPIGMDFTESAMHLDDDLPSYQSLARDADMPESPFALTCPMEDFEVPPRDQGYAKEPCEAPTENPDGQCGAVKQPSIELCVSSNINEVKLEQIQEKQVDITAAEGDMKDKSGMSAYFETTTIKTDAVGSQGEGYYELSNTSEEQKDFTGNMPLPEISYSTLAQTQSLEVQPDLPKSSANTLDTTSPADRRDDCRLSPGKLALEQRSYSLNITIGAMDHGDAQGRPRNFSPLATDIMSHTSGSLDESADYLPVTTPSVEKLPPFPPLILEATTSVTTASSSPPQATVTDVKTSPLTESPESPIQAKCCYKNGTVMAPDLPEMLDLAGTRSRLTSDNTDQEMMRRKSVPMDMSSLVSDSFAHLFKGDQAQTATKREMQLEEQGYCVFSEYSGPMPSPADVHSPIDTSSQIFNTVISEEKETGLVAFGQQKSQSTEDVKAIEVILPQAKSEEEKPQNQDSFENESAPFGKPSTDNAKDKSGLLTTEPLEEIKSPTLPDNEKELPDKPAEIFITPKVTVTLEEAKPDLDADTKLAAETEAEIAAYERQIRKLEMEDRPLSVEEERELQELREKVKNKPDLVHQEAYEEVDAEDVYQLTGAAKDRIARPLRPSPASSVESATDEEKPRSPGEKEALKTDPNRLSPVGSFEKYFREERPSEQEVKMKDSAEPVKEKVAEERPQAAPLKPDEAPVDTTVTQKAEEEVELAEEPEEVMPEPKPALILEEKPVAEKSEPEVVIKKEEIKVIDKKEVENEEVLEGAKAAEETLEPRAAIESVVTVEDDFITVVQTIDKSEVSGHSVRFSAPSEEEHPQLLQEEEEEEEESVEMAQEVEMEAPSLEEIVDVPEPVEPPVCPAKELEVPESEAPTQSYDDYKDETTIDDSILDSSWVDTQDDDRSMATEKIEPLPRVKSPVKKPAAEKPVKPKAKGGRAKGRISTPERKPVRKEPLPLQKDEMKKKKAVIKKAEFTKKSDIQTCSPSRKSVLKATVRHPRPTQHHACVKRKPTVSADGRLPFSVARHSRDRASTSNPTTLTKIPTSKIRAEALLPARPNSASSSNKRSQLVETDLYELRPASAGPQVSINIYHVKDGRSRSPEKRSSLPRPASILTRRSHMAEHEESSTSITSSGSTAPRRPTSFRTEVRTDHRTGRSHSATGTESGRSRSARSGTSTPHTPGSTAITPGTPPSYSCRTPGTPRTPGTPKSLSLLSQEKKVAIIRTPPKSPATTPKQLRVLNQPLPDLKNIRSKIGSIDNIKYQPKGGQILILNKKLDFSHVQSKCGSKDNLKHSPRGGNIHIQSKKIDLSHVTSKCGSLDNIRHRPGGGHVRIESVKLDFREKAHAKVGSLDNAHHTPGGGQIQIESHKLSFRDAAKARVDHGAEIVIETLGLSGGTSPHRHSHMSSSGSINMHESPQLATLAEDVTAALAKQGL
- the map2 gene encoding microtubule-associated protein 2 isoform X35 — encoded protein: MEAERPESERTDPIGMDFTESAMHLDDDLPSYQSLARDADMPESPFALTCPMEDFEVPPRDQGYAKEPCEAPTENPDGQCGAVKQPSIELCVSSNINEVKLEQIQEKQVDITAAEGDMKDKSGMSAYFETTTIKTDAVGSQGEGYYELSNTSEEQKDFTGNMPLPEISYSTLAQTQSLEVQPDLPKSSANTLDTTSPADRRDDCRLSPGKLALEQRSYSLNITIGAMDHGDAQGRPRNFSPLATDIMSHTSGSLDESADYLPVTTPSVEKLPPFPPLILEATTSVTTASSSPPQATVTDVKTSPLTESPESPIQAKCCYKNGTVMAPDLPEMLDLAGTRSRLTSDNTDQEMMRRKSVPMDMSSLVSDSFAHLFKGDQAQTATKREMQLEEQGYCVFSEYSGPMPSPADVHSPIDTSSQIFNTVISEEKETGLVAFGQQKSQSTEDVKAIEVILPQAKSEEEKPQNQDSFENESAPFGKPSTDNAKDKSGLLTTEPLEEIKSPTLPDNEKELPDKPAEIFITPKVTVTLEEAKPDLDADTKLAAETEAEIAAYERQIRKLEMEDRPLSVEEERELQELREKVKNKPDLVHQEAYEEVDAEDVYQLTGAAKDRIARPLRPSPASSVESATDEEKPRSPGEKEALKTDPNRLSPVGSFEKYFREERPSEQEVKMKDSAEPVKEKVAEERPQAAPLKPDEAPVDTTVTQKAEEEVELAEEPEEVMPEPKPALILEEKPVAEKSEPEVVIKKEEIKVIDKKEVENEEVLEGAKAAEETLEPRAAIESVVTVEDDFITVVQTIDKSEVSGHSVRFSAPSEEEHPQLLQEEEEEEEESVEMAQEVEMEAPSLEEIVDVPEPVEPPVCPAKELEVPESEAPTQSYDDYKDETTIDDSILDSSWVDTQDDDRSMATEKIEPLPRVKSPVKKPAAEKPVKPKAKGGRAKGRISTPERKPVRKEPLPLQKDEMKKKKAVIKKAEFTKKSDIQTCSPSRKSVLKATVRHPRPTQHHACVKRKPTVSADGRLPFSVARHSRDRASTSNPTTLTKIPTSKIRAEALLPARPNSASSSNKRSQLVETDLYELRPASAGPQVSINIYHVKDGRSRSPEKRSSLPRPASILTRRSHMAEHEESSTSITSSGSTAPRRPTSFRTEVRTDHRTGRSHSATGTESGRSRSARSGTSTPHTPGSTAITPGTPPSYSCRTPGTPRTPGTPKSLSLLSQEKKVAIIRTPPKSPATTPKQLRVLNQPLPDLKNIRSKIGSIDNIKYQPKGGQIHIQSKKIDLSHVTSKCGSLDNIRHRPGGGHVRIESVKLDFREKAHAKVGSLDNAHHTPGGGQIQIESHKLSFRDAAKARVDHGAEIVIETLGLSGGTSPHRHSHMSSSGSINMHESPQLATLAEDVTAALAKQGL
- the map2 gene encoding microtubule-associated protein 2 isoform X38, giving the protein MEAERPESERTDPIGMDFTESAMHLDDDLPSYQSLARDADMPESPFALTCPMEDFEVPPRDQGYAKEPCEAPTENPDGQCGAVKQPSIELCVSSNINEVKLEQIQEKQVDITAAEGDMKDKSGMSAYFETTTIKTDAVGSQGEGYYELSNTSEEQKDFTGNMPLPEISYSTLAQTQSLEVQPDLPKSSANTLDTTSPADRRDDCRLSPGKLALEQRSYSLNITIGAMDHGDAQGRPRNFSPLATDIMSHTSGSLDESADYLPVTTPSVEKLPPFPPLILEATTSVTTASSSPPQATVTDVKTSPLTESPESPIQAKCCYKNGTVMAPDLPEMLDLAGTRSRLTSDNTDQEMMRRKSVPMDMSSLVSDSFAHLFKGDQAQTATKREMQLEEQGYCVFSEYSGPMPSPADVHSPIDTSSQIFNTVISEEKETGLVAFGQQKSQSTEDVKAIEVILPQAKSEEEKPQNQDSFENESAPFGKPSTDNAKDKSGLLTTEPLEEIKSPTLPDNEKELPDKPAEIFITPKVTVTLEEAKPDLDADTKLAAETEAEIAAYERQIRKLEMEDRPLSVEEERELQELREKVKNKPDLVHQEAYEEVDAEDVYQLTGAAKDRIARPLRPSPASSVESATDEEKPRSPGEKEALKTDPNRLSPVGSFEKYFREERPSEQEVKMKDSAEPVKEKVAEERPQAAPLKPDEAPVDTTVTQKAEEEVELAEEPEEVMPEPKPALILEEKPVAEKSEPEVVIKKEEIKVIDKKEVENEEVLEGAKAAEETLEPRAAIESVVTVEDDFITVVQTIDKSEVSGHSVRFSAPSEEEHPQLLQEEEEEEEESVEMAQEVEMEAPSLEEIVDVPEPVEPPVCPAKELEVPESEAPTQSYDDYKDETTIDDSILDSSWVDTQDDDRSMATEKIEPLPRVKSPVKKPAAEKPVKPKAKGGRAKGRISTPERKPVRKEPLPLQKDEMKKKKAVIKKAEFTKKSDIQTCSPSRKSVLKATVRHPRPTQHHACVKRKPTVSADGRLPFSVARHSRDRASDGRSRSPEKRSSLPRPASILTRRSHMAEHEESSTSITSSGSTAPRRPTSFRTEVRTDHRTGRSHSATGTESGRSRSARSGTSTPHTPGSTAITPGTPPSYSCRTPGTPRTPGTPKSLSLLSQEKKVAIIRTPPKSPATTPKQLRVLNQPLPDLKNIRSKIGSIDNIKYQPKGGQIHIQSKKIDLSHVTSKCGSLDNIRHRPGGGHVRIESVKLDFREKAHAKVGSLDNAHHTPGGGQIQIESHKLSFRDAAKARVDHGAEIVIETLGLSGGTSPHRHSHMSSSGSINMHESPQLATLAEDVTAALAKQGL